The genomic interval TCTGCACGTAAGCCCTGGGCGCGTCCGACTTAATGGTCTTGATAAAAATTTATTTCCCCTTCTCCTCAGCAAGAAAACCTATTCTCTTTTTCGGCTTTTCCGGAGGTTCTAATAATTGCCTGATAGCGTCAAAGACAATCTTAAACTGGTAATCGTACTTCTTTTCCATCTCCTCAATCTTCTGTTTCAAATCCTTATGAGTCATGAGCATTTCCCGAAGCCTTGCAAAGGTTCTCATGATCTGGATATTAACGTGAATAGCCCTTTGACTGTTCAGCACACTTGAGAGCATGGCTACACCGTTTTCTGTAAAGACATAAGGGCGATAACGCTGGCCGCCCCATCTTGAGGTGCCAAAATGGAACCTCAAGTTTTCAAACTCCTCGTCTGATAATTGGAACATGAAATCTTCGGGAAAACGGTCAAGATTACGCTTTACCGCCCTGTTGAGAGCCTTCGTCTCAACTTCATATAACAAGGCAAGGTCTCTGTCGAGCATCACCTTCTTGCCTCGGATGAACAGTATCTTGTCTTCAATGATTTCCCGCGGGATGATATCGCCTCTTTTCATTCGGCCTTCCTTTCCGAATTGATAAACTCTATCACAAGGATTTCGTTACAATCAATGGAAAGGCACCCCAGAGATTCCACCGATGCCTATTATTCTGTTTCTTGTGTGCTATTTGTTCGGATCGTTCCAGACAGCATGTGCCGGACCATTGCAACTTCCCCCCTAAACAAGCACTGAGATGTGCTTCCTGAAATCGACAACAGTTTCGATGTCCTGAATCTACCTCTTTCCGCTCAAACATCTCAGAATTCGGCAATCGGCTGACGTTAATTACTTCCGATACACCGCGCGGTCGAGGTCGGACCGGAAAGTGAGAAGATTCTTTCTGCAAATCCTCAGTGCCCGTGAAATTGTACTTCCTGCTAAGCGAACTGAGACATTTCTGGATTAGTTCGCTAGCTTCACCTGCAGTCTTAACATTCGTACTATTTCGAATTATGCCTTGCATGGGTGATAACATGAAACTTGACGGACATGCTGGATTGTGGTAGAAGGAAACTAAGGAGGCGGGGGTTAACACAGAAAAAGACGAGAAAGGAGGAGCTAAAGATGCGAAGAACAGACCACATTCACAACAAGATGAAAAGACACATTTTTGTTGTAACAGTTTTTGTAATGGTGCTAGTGGTAATGTCAATATCTGGAGTTTTAGCGGCTTCACTTCCTAAGGTCGTGATAGTGACAACCGGAGGAACATTAGCAACGAAGTTTGATCCCAAAGCAGGCGGCCTTGTTCCTGCGGTCAGCGGAGTTGACCTCGTTGCATCGGTTCCGGGGTTGAAGGACATTGCCGATGTCGAAGTGGTCGATTTCAGCAACATCCCAGGCGACTATTACACCCCTCAAAAATGGTTTGAACTTTCACAGAAGGTCAACGAGATACTGGCCCGGGCTGACGTGTCCGGTGTAATCATTACTCAGGGACTCGATGCAATGGAGGAAACAGCCTACTTCCTTGATCTGACCAGCATGACAGACAAGCCGATAGTTTGCACCGGTGGTAAGCGGGATGCCTCTCAATGGGATACTGACGGACCACGCAACATCCTGAATTCTGTGCGTGTAGCTATTGCAAAAGAGGCTATCGGTCAGGGAGTAATGGTAGTCCTTAACAGTCAGATAAATGCTGCACGAGAAGTTACCGACACCAGTAAGGAACGATTCGAGACATTCAAGTCCGGGCAGGCGGGCTTCCTCGGATACGTGGACGATGATCGAATCCTCTTTATCAGAAAGTCGCTGAGACGCCAGACCCTCCCAATCACAGGGCCCCCCCCTCCTGTGGACATTGTGGCCATGTATGGAGGGGCTGACGGAAAGTTCATCGATAAGGCCATCGACTCTGGTACGCAGGCAATAGTGGTCGTGGGTAACGGGATAGGCAATGTAAACGTAGAAATGTATGAGGCGATCAAGAGGGCTCGTGACAAGGGAATCCCCGTGGTCATAAGTTCCTGGGTTCCTGATGGCAGGGTGCGACCCAAATATGCGTGGAAAGGTGGCAGTCAAACACTCGCCCAACTGGGTGCTGTCTACGCAAACGACCTTAGCCCTAAGAAGGCGAGGATACTGCTCATGATAGCTATGGGAACCACGAAGGACTCTAAGGGACTTCAGGACATTTTCAACAAATAACTTAATAGCGGGGTCATCTTCTGCCGCTTGTTTGGCAGCTGCAGGCCCCGCGAGGTTACCATCCGAAATCCTCATCCTAATTAGGCAGCGCTCATCGCGGAGTTGTGGCTGTACATACGCCTTCGGGTATTTTTAGAGGTCTTTGTTTCCCGTCTTACTCCTCATAGAGTTTCGCCTTGTGATAACTGTGGATAAGTCGGTGAAGTAAACAAATGGATAGTCTATAATACGGAGAGAAACGTTGAGAGTAGCTTGTTTCGATGGAGGCTGCATTCGCCGGAATCCCCACAGACTGAAATAATTCTTAAACAGCCGAACAAACGATCACATGAACAATGAGAACAAACGGCATTATAG from Thermodesulfovibrionales bacterium carries:
- a CDS encoding asparaginase, which codes for MRRTDHIHNKMKRHIFVVTVFVMVLVVMSISGVLAASLPKVVIVTTGGTLATKFDPKAGGLVPAVSGVDLVASVPGLKDIADVEVVDFSNIPGDYYTPQKWFELSQKVNEILARADVSGVIITQGLDAMEETAYFLDLTSMTDKPIVCTGGKRDASQWDTDGPRNILNSVRVAIAKEAIGQGVMVVLNSQINAAREVTDTSKERFETFKSGQAGFLGYVDDDRILFIRKSLRRQTLPITGPPPPVDIVAMYGGADGKFIDKAIDSGTQAIVVVGNGIGNVNVEMYEAIKRARDKGIPVVISSWVPDGRVRPKYAWKGGSQTLAQLGAVYANDLSPKKARILLMIAMGTTKDSKGLQDIFNK
- a CDS encoding ORF6N domain-containing protein; its protein translation is MKRGDIIPREIIEDKILFIRGKKVMLDRDLALLYEVETKALNRAVKRNLDRFPEDFMFQLSDEEFENLRFHFGTSRWGGQRYRPYVFTENGVAMLSSVLNSQRAIHVNIQIMRTFARLREMLMTHKDLKQKIEEMEKKYDYQFKIVFDAIRQLLEPPEKPKKRIGFLAEEKGK